One Serinicoccus chungangensis genomic window carries:
- a CDS encoding S1C family serine protease, translating into MTEPTPERPVDGPAAPPAGAAPRSAPARRPARRSLVPVVLVALVSGVLGGLGGAVLADRIEPTPSSPSTADQGQGQVEDPSADDAAQSSPAAPPVQADGTISGLSRAVLPSVALISIGQDGSLGLGSGFVVRRDGYLVTNHHVIEGAGQDDPIVVELPGEEPLEAEVVGSDPAYDIAVLRVEREDLTPLAFADSDDVLVGQTVVAVGAPLGLDSTVTSGIVSAKDRPVVAGETQESTSYISAIQTDAAINPGNSGGPLLDLSGRVVGVNSAIAQVPQAAGFGGRSGSIGLGFAVPAEQADRTATQLIETGTSEYPVMGVLVDLTYTGDGARVRREVAGEEDPVVDGGPADRAGVRPGDVILSVDGMPIRDSQQLIVVLRSYAVGDTVEMELRTAAGEDRTVSVTLVGSGD; encoded by the coding sequence ATGACCGAGCCCACGCCCGAGCGGCCCGTCGACGGCCCCGCCGCGCCCCCCGCAGGCGCGGCGCCACGGAGTGCCCCGGCGCGGCGGCCCGCGCGTCGCTCGCTCGTGCCCGTGGTGCTCGTGGCTCTGGTCAGCGGGGTGCTGGGCGGCCTGGGGGGCGCGGTGCTCGCGGACCGGATCGAGCCCACCCCGTCCTCCCCGTCCACGGCGGACCAGGGGCAGGGCCAGGTCGAGGACCCGTCCGCGGACGACGCGGCGCAGAGCAGCCCCGCGGCCCCGCCGGTGCAGGCCGACGGCACGATCAGCGGGCTGTCGCGTGCCGTCCTGCCCAGCGTGGCCCTCATCTCGATCGGCCAGGACGGCTCGCTGGGCCTGGGCTCCGGCTTCGTCGTGCGCCGTGACGGCTACCTCGTCACCAACCACCACGTCATCGAGGGGGCGGGCCAGGACGACCCGATTGTCGTCGAGCTGCCCGGCGAGGAGCCGCTGGAGGCCGAGGTGGTCGGCTCGGACCCGGCCTACGACATCGCCGTGCTGCGGGTGGAGCGGGAGGACCTCACCCCGCTGGCCTTCGCCGACTCCGACGACGTGCTCGTAGGGCAGACGGTCGTCGCGGTGGGTGCCCCTCTGGGGCTGGACAGCACCGTCACCAGCGGCATCGTCTCGGCCAAGGACCGCCCGGTCGTCGCGGGCGAGACGCAGGAGAGCACGAGCTACATCAGCGCCATCCAGACCGATGCCGCCATCAACCCCGGCAACTCGGGCGGTCCGCTGCTCGACCTGTCCGGTCGCGTCGTCGGGGTCAACTCCGCCATCGCCCAGGTGCCCCAGGCCGCCGGGTTCGGCGGGAGGTCGGGCAGCATCGGTCTGGGCTTCGCCGTCCCCGCCGAGCAGGCGGACCGCACGGCGACCCAGCTCATCGAGACCGGGACCAGCGAGTACCCGGTCATGGGCGTGCTCGTCGACCTCACCTACACCGGGGACGGCGCCCGGGTCCGTCGGGAGGTCGCCGGCGAGGAGGACCCTGTCGTCGACGGCGGTCCGGCCGACCGCGCGGGCGTGCGTCCGGGCGACGTCATCCTCTCCGTGGACGGGATGCCGATCCGGGACTCCCAGCAGCTCATCGTGGTCCTGCGCTCCTACGCCGTCGGCGACACCGTCGAGATGGAGCTGCGCACGGCCGCCGGCGAGGACCGCACGGTGAGCGTCACGCTGGTCGGCTCGGGGGACTAG
- the sigE gene encoding RNA polymerase sigma factor SigE codes for MSTPDWVPPSWEEIVREHSPRVYRLAYRLTGDPHEAEDLTQDVFVRVFRSLDSYRPGTFEGWLHRITTNLFLDKMRRRQRIRFDALTEELSARLPLRASGTDPEQVYAMTHLDGDIQQALNALPPQFRAAVVLSDIEGLSYEEVAQTLGIKMGTVRSRIHRGRALLRQSLAHRRPQRGLRPAGAGLGRPAAALG; via the coding sequence ATGTCGACGCCGGACTGGGTCCCCCCGAGCTGGGAGGAGATCGTGCGCGAGCACTCTCCCCGGGTCTACCGCCTGGCCTACCGGCTGACCGGCGACCCCCACGAGGCGGAGGACCTCACGCAGGACGTGTTCGTCCGCGTCTTCCGCTCCCTCGACTCCTACCGTCCCGGCACCTTCGAGGGGTGGCTGCACCGCATCACGACCAACCTCTTCCTGGACAAGATGCGACGGCGGCAGCGGATCCGCTTCGACGCGCTGACCGAGGAGCTGTCCGCCCGGCTGCCGCTGCGGGCCTCCGGCACCGATCCCGAGCAGGTCTACGCGATGACCCACCTCGACGGGGACATCCAGCAGGCGCTCAACGCCCTGCCGCCGCAGTTCCGCGCCGCGGTGGTCCTGTCCGACATCGAGGGCCTGTCCTACGAGGAGGTCGCCCAGACCCTGGGCATCAAGATGGGGACGGTGCGCTCGCGCATCCACCGTGGGCGTGCGCTGCTGCGGCAGTCGCTGGCCCACCGGCGGCCCCAGCGCGGGCTGCGTCCGGCCGGCGCGGGCCTCGGCCGACCGGCCGCCGCGCTCGGCTGA
- a CDS encoding DUF1003 domain-containing protein: MSEPTRHTARARGGTRRPGPTSTGPRLDQPLAKQSRWMPQARMDPESFGAFAERFARFMGTARFLVWMTLFVLVWIAWNTVLPAEARFDPYAFIFLTLMLSLQASYAAPLILLAQNRQDDRDKVQMEQDRTRDERTQADTEFLTREVAALRLAMRDIATRDFVRSELRDLLEELRAQDAEDDPPGERHQHGDGGTGPRPDR; encoded by the coding sequence ATGTCTGAGCCGACGCGCCACACGGCACGCGCCCGCGGTGGCACCCGCCGTCCCGGCCCCACGTCGACCGGCCCGCGTCTGGACCAGCCCCTGGCCAAGCAGTCGCGCTGGATGCCGCAGGCGCGCATGGACCCCGAGAGCTTCGGGGCGTTCGCCGAGCGCTTCGCGCGCTTCATGGGCACGGCGCGCTTCCTCGTCTGGATGACCCTGTTCGTGCTCGTCTGGATCGCGTGGAACACGGTCCTGCCCGCGGAGGCGCGCTTCGACCCCTACGCCTTCATCTTCCTCACCCTCATGCTCAGCCTCCAGGCCTCCTACGCGGCGCCGCTCATCCTGCTGGCGCAGAACCGGCAGGACGACCGCGACAAGGTGCAGATGGAGCAGGACCGCACCCGGGACGAGCGCACCCAGGCCGACACCGAGTTCCTCACCCGCGAGGTGGCGGCCCTGCGGCTGGCCATGCGCGACATCGCGACCCGCGACTTCGTGCGTTCCGAGCTGCGGGACCTGCTGGAGGAGCTGCGCGCCCAGGACGCCGAGGACGACCCGCCCGGCGAGCGGCACCAGCACGGTGACGGGGGCACGGGGCCGCGTCCCGACCGCTGA
- a CDS encoding Sec-independent protein translocase TatB, translating to MIGNFAGGEILLLVLAALIILGPTRLPGYAAKLGQGVRYLRDLAEGAKGQLRDELGPGFDDIDWQQLDPRQYDPRRIVREALTEPRGSTPSAARAGAGAAAREKPEKPVSARMRPAVGAGHDPSRPTPFDSDAT from the coding sequence GTGATCGGCAACTTCGCGGGCGGAGAGATCCTGCTGCTGGTGCTGGCCGCCCTCATCATCCTGGGCCCGACCCGGCTGCCGGGGTACGCCGCCAAGCTCGGGCAGGGGGTGCGCTACCTGCGCGACCTCGCCGAGGGGGCCAAGGGCCAGCTGCGCGACGAGCTCGGTCCGGGCTTCGACGACATCGACTGGCAGCAGCTGGACCCCCGGCAGTACGACCCCCGGCGCATCGTGCGCGAGGCGCTCACCGAGCCCCGGGGGTCGACGCCGTCCGCGGCCCGGGCGGGGGCGGGCGCCGCGGCGCGGGAGAAGCCGGAGAAGCCGGTGTCAGCCCGGATGCGCCCGGCCGTGGGCGCGGGGCACGACCCGTCACGGCCCACGCCGTTCGACAGCGACGCGACCTAG
- a CDS encoding PHP domain-containing protein encodes MPRLAPTARIDLHVHSTHSDGTESPAQVVGRAREAGLDVVALTDHDAVSGWEEADRAGRERGVAVVPGLEISCSAGGASVHLLGYFVDPTDPDLLAELERVRSSRDDRLRRMVDRLADGGFPVTWEDVLSQTAPGASLGRPHIADVLVLRGRYPDRDAAFADVLHSSSPFHVAHYAPDPRRAVELVRGAGGAAVLAHPFASARGRMMPRELLGDLADAGLAGVEVDHRDHTGTGRDLAHRFASRHGLLPTGSSDYHGSGKPNRLGEHTTEPGVLSALLERTGGQLLGASP; translated from the coding sequence ATGCCCCGCCTCGCGCCGACCGCCCGGATCGACCTGCACGTGCACTCCACGCACAGCGACGGCACGGAGTCACCCGCGCAGGTCGTGGGCCGGGCCCGGGAGGCCGGCCTGGACGTGGTGGCGCTGACCGACCACGATGCCGTCTCGGGCTGGGAGGAGGCTGACCGGGCCGGCCGGGAACGCGGCGTCGCGGTGGTCCCCGGCCTGGAGATCTCCTGCAGCGCGGGCGGCGCGTCGGTCCACCTGCTCGGCTACTTCGTGGACCCGACCGACCCGGACCTGCTCGCCGAGCTCGAGCGTGTCCGGAGCAGCAGGGACGACCGCCTGCGGCGGATGGTGGACCGGCTGGCGGACGGCGGGTTCCCGGTGACCTGGGAGGACGTGCTGAGCCAGACCGCCCCGGGTGCCTCGCTGGGGCGTCCGCACATCGCCGACGTCCTCGTGCTGCGCGGCAGGTACCCGGACCGCGACGCGGCCTTCGCGGACGTGCTCCACTCCAGCAGCCCCTTCCACGTGGCGCACTACGCGCCGGACCCGCGGCGGGCCGTCGAGCTGGTGCGGGGTGCCGGAGGGGCCGCCGTGCTCGCGCACCCCTTCGCCTCGGCCCGGGGCCGGATGATGCCACGTGAGCTGCTGGGCGACCTCGCCGACGCCGGCCTGGCCGGCGTCGAGGTGGACCACCGCGACCACACCGGGACCGGGCGGGACCTGGCCCACCGGTTCGCCTCCCGGCACGGGCTGCTGCCGACCGGGTCCAGCGACTACCACGGGTCGGGCAAGCCCAACCGTCTCGGGGAGCACACCACCGAGCCCGGGGTCCTGTCCGCCCTGCTGGAGCGGACGGGGGGTCAGCTGCTCGGGGCCTCGCCGTGA
- a CDS encoding general stress protein has translation MTTPTGSRAALPRPTLDLDYPQSLGVFERYEQAQEAVDYLSDHEFPVDQVLIVGTELKQVERVTGRLTTGRVALGGALSGVWLGLFVGLIFALFAGPRDALMTVIWTACFGAVFGLVWGLIGYAFTRGRRDFTSVTQVVATRYEVLTEHKLRERARELLDGRST, from the coding sequence ATGACTACTCCGACCGGTTCCCGCGCCGCCCTGCCCCGGCCGACCCTGGACCTCGACTACCCCCAGAGTCTCGGGGTCTTCGAGCGCTACGAGCAGGCCCAGGAGGCCGTCGACTACCTCTCCGACCACGAGTTCCCGGTGGACCAGGTCCTCATCGTCGGGACCGAGCTCAAGCAGGTGGAGCGGGTCACCGGCCGGCTGACGACCGGGCGGGTGGCGCTCGGCGGCGCCTTGTCCGGCGTGTGGCTGGGTCTGTTCGTCGGTCTCATCTTCGCCCTGTTCGCCGGGCCGCGGGACGCGCTCATGACGGTCATCTGGACGGCCTGCTTCGGTGCCGTCTTCGGCCTGGTCTGGGGCCTGATCGGCTATGCCTTCACCCGGGGGCGCCGCGACTTCACCTCGGTGACGCAGGTGGTGGCCACCCGCTACGAGGTGCTCACCGAGCACAAGCTGCGCGAGCGGGCGCGGGAGCTGCTGGACGGGCGCTCGACCTGA
- a CDS encoding DcrB-related protein: MTTTRASLRSAGAATVLAVLALAGCAEEEPVAEPTATSTATDDAATSSAAEDAQEETSSDDAAADTATQTEQADATSAPEEPEELELSASDDSFSVTFPAGWEDATSTAQEQTETAVLAARDGERVDSFYSNIVITQEEYVGNLTSAVESSAEQLAGEDGEYELLEPAEVDGNRAPGYTLVREVQDATVHQTQRWVSHEGTLYVVTLSAVESQADEAEPVLEDLLASWSWND, from the coding sequence ATGACCACGACCCGAGCCTCGCTCCGGAGCGCCGGAGCCGCGACCGTGCTCGCCGTGCTCGCCCTGGCCGGCTGCGCGGAGGAGGAGCCGGTCGCGGAACCCACGGCCACCAGCACCGCGACCGACGACGCCGCCACGAGCAGCGCCGCCGAGGACGCCCAGGAGGAGACGTCCTCCGACGACGCGGCGGCGGACACCGCCACGCAGACCGAGCAGGCGGACGCGACCAGCGCGCCCGAGGAGCCGGAGGAGCTCGAGCTCAGCGCGAGCGACGACTCCTTCTCGGTCACGTTCCCCGCAGGGTGGGAGGACGCGACCTCGACCGCGCAGGAGCAGACCGAGACGGCCGTGCTGGCCGCCCGGGACGGAGAGCGCGTCGACTCCTTCTACAGCAACATCGTCATCACCCAGGAGGAGTACGTCGGCAACCTCACCTCCGCCGTGGAGAGCTCGGCGGAGCAGCTGGCCGGCGAGGACGGCGAGTACGAGCTGCTCGAGCCGGCCGAGGTGGACGGCAACCGGGCGCCCGGCTACACCCTGGTGCGCGAGGTCCAGGACGCGACCGTGCACCAGACGCAGCGCTGGGTCTCCCACGAGGGCACGCTCTACGTCGTCACGCTCTCGGCGGTGGAGAGCCAGGCGGACGAGGCCGAGCCGGTGCTCGAGGACCTGCTCGCCAGCTGGTCCTGGAACGACTGA
- a CDS encoding Mrp/NBP35 family ATP-binding protein: MPLPSDDALHAALARVNDPEIKKPITELGMLEAVDVADDGHVQVTVLLTVPGCPLKDTITRDVTAAVNEVEHVTGVDVRLGVMSEEQRGALRDQLRGGQTEREIPFARPDSLTTVYAVASGKGGVGKSSVTVNLAVALAEEGLRVGVVDADIYGFSVPRMMGITQAPTQVDDMILPPVAEPSGVKVISIGMFVPGNQPVVWRGPMLHRAMQQFLADVYWGDLDVLLLDLPPGTGDIAITVAQLLPSSELLVVTTPQQAAAEVAERAGAIALQTHQRLAGVIENMSWLELPDGSRSELFGSGGGQAVADSLSRSIGADVPLLGQVPIDVALREGGDHGTPVVAAQHGAADTPAATALRGVARQLARRGRGLAGRKLGITPTARASS, from the coding sequence ATGCCCCTCCCCAGCGACGACGCCCTGCACGCTGCCCTGGCCCGCGTCAACGACCCGGAGATCAAGAAGCCGATCACCGAGCTCGGGATGCTCGAGGCGGTCGACGTGGCCGACGACGGCCACGTCCAGGTCACGGTGCTGCTCACGGTCCCCGGCTGCCCGCTCAAGGACACCATCACCCGCGACGTCACGGCCGCGGTGAACGAGGTCGAGCACGTCACCGGGGTGGACGTCCGACTGGGAGTCATGAGCGAGGAGCAGCGCGGCGCGCTGCGCGACCAGCTGCGGGGTGGCCAGACCGAGCGCGAGATCCCCTTCGCCCGACCCGACTCGCTGACGACGGTGTATGCCGTGGCCTCCGGCAAGGGCGGCGTGGGCAAGTCCTCGGTCACCGTGAACCTGGCCGTGGCGCTGGCCGAGGAAGGGCTGCGGGTGGGGGTGGTCGACGCCGACATCTACGGCTTCTCGGTCCCCCGCATGATGGGGATCACCCAGGCGCCCACGCAGGTGGACGACATGATCCTGCCGCCGGTCGCCGAGCCGAGCGGGGTCAAGGTCATCTCCATCGGCATGTTCGTGCCCGGCAACCAGCCCGTCGTCTGGCGCGGGCCGATGCTGCACCGGGCCATGCAGCAGTTCCTGGCCGACGTCTACTGGGGTGACCTGGACGTCCTGCTGCTCGACCTGCCCCCCGGCACCGGCGACATCGCCATCACCGTGGCCCAGCTGCTGCCGAGCAGCGAGCTGCTCGTCGTCACCACGCCCCAGCAGGCCGCCGCCGAGGTCGCCGAGCGCGCCGGGGCCATCGCGCTGCAGACGCACCAGCGGCTCGCCGGGGTCATCGAGAACATGTCCTGGCTGGAGCTGCCGGACGGCTCGCGCTCCGAGCTCTTCGGCAGCGGCGGCGGCCAGGCGGTCGCCGACTCGCTGTCCCGGTCCATCGGCGCGGACGTGCCGCTGCTGGGGCAGGTGCCGATCGACGTCGCGCTGCGCGAGGGGGGCGACCACGGGACGCCGGTCGTGGCGGCCCAGCACGGTGCGGCCGACACCCCGGCCGCCACCGCGCTGCGGGGCGTGGCCCGGCAGCTGGCCCGGCGGGGCCGTGGCCTGGCCGGGCGCAAGCTCGGCATCACCCCCACCGCCCGCGCCTCGTCGTAG
- a CDS encoding threonine/serine ThrE exporter family protein, giving the protein MSDQTPFTTMPGEVTGPQQIARPQLIPAARLGRHLKHAAVHVVRSSSPPTKALGVRTGADDTSQRHARAVCDLALRVGEALLSTGASAADTVAIVLRLGHAYGIRSMHVDITYTSISVSVHRGVDEDSLTVMRVINDRAPDYTRLEAVQRHIEEIVRSAEGSNEGPSLDVDAARAHLSTLLASPHPYRRWVVTVGAAIMSVGVVMLFGAGPLMWAVAALSAAIVDRVQRQLYTWGVAAFFTQVLSAAIPTGIALIMYAVGREAPSVVVISGIVVLLAGLGVLGAAQDAIDGYYVTAGARGLEVLMMTLGIAVGVASVLGVSRWFGVNMQVSPIIALGGTPFISTIGAMLIALGFCLSTYSGTRTILVSIAIAAPAWLVLEAALFVGFAAPAGVAVAASLVGAFAYVAFRVMHVPEAAVATAGIVSLLPGLAVYRALYVIMQNDPSTVNRAVIFFVEAMATGLGLAGGLAIGGYLARRKLGLDRAALRARRRSRGTYVAEA; this is encoded by the coding sequence ATGAGCGACCAGACCCCTTTCACGACCATGCCCGGCGAGGTGACCGGTCCGCAGCAGATCGCCCGGCCGCAGCTGATCCCCGCAGCCCGGCTCGGCCGTCACCTCAAGCATGCGGCCGTGCACGTCGTGCGGTCGAGCTCGCCCCCCACCAAGGCCCTGGGGGTGCGGACCGGTGCCGACGACACGAGCCAGCGACACGCCCGAGCGGTCTGCGACCTGGCCCTCCGGGTCGGTGAGGCGCTGCTGTCGACCGGCGCGTCGGCGGCGGACACGGTGGCCATCGTCCTGCGTCTCGGGCACGCCTACGGCATCCGGTCGATGCACGTCGACATCACCTACACCTCGATCTCGGTCTCCGTGCACCGGGGTGTCGACGAGGACTCCCTGACCGTCATGCGGGTCATCAACGACCGCGCCCCCGACTACACCCGGCTGGAGGCCGTGCAACGGCACATCGAGGAGATCGTGCGCTCGGCCGAGGGCAGCAACGAGGGACCCTCGCTGGACGTCGACGCGGCCCGGGCCCACCTGTCGACCCTGCTCGCCTCGCCCCACCCCTACCGTCGCTGGGTCGTCACCGTCGGGGCCGCGATCATGTCGGTCGGGGTGGTCATGCTCTTCGGCGCCGGACCCCTCATGTGGGCGGTCGCCGCGCTCTCCGCGGCCATCGTCGACCGGGTGCAGCGTCAGCTCTACACCTGGGGGGTGGCCGCGTTCTTCACCCAGGTCCTCAGCGCCGCCATCCCGACGGGCATCGCGCTGATCATGTACGCCGTCGGCCGCGAGGCGCCCTCGGTGGTCGTCATCTCGGGCATCGTCGTGCTCCTGGCCGGGCTCGGGGTCCTGGGCGCCGCGCAGGACGCGATCGACGGCTACTACGTGACGGCCGGGGCACGCGGCCTCGAGGTGCTCATGATGACGCTGGGCATCGCGGTCGGTGTCGCGTCGGTGCTGGGGGTGTCCCGGTGGTTCGGGGTGAACATGCAGGTGTCACCCATCATCGCGCTGGGTGGCACCCCGTTCATCTCCACGATCGGCGCGATGCTCATCGCGCTCGGCTTCTGCCTGAGCACCTACTCCGGGACCCGCACCATCCTGGTGAGCATCGCGATCGCGGCGCCCGCGTGGCTGGTGCTCGAGGCCGCGCTCTTCGTGGGCTTCGCGGCCCCGGCGGGTGTCGCCGTCGCGGCCTCCCTCGTGGGCGCCTTCGCCTACGTCGCCTTCCGGGTCATGCACGTGCCGGAGGCGGCGGTCGCCACGGCGGGCATCGTCTCGCTGCTGCCCGGGCTGGCGGTCTACCGGGCGCTCTACGTCATCATGCAGAACGACCCGTCGACGGTGAACAGGGCCGTCATCTTCTTCGTCGAGGCCATGGCCACGGGCCTGGGCCTGGCGGGCGGACTCGCGATCGGCGGCTACCTCGCGCGCCGCAAGCTCGGCCTGGACCGGGCTGCGCTGCGCGCCCGTCGGCGGTCCCGGGGCACCTACGTGGCCGAGGCCTGA
- a CDS encoding aminopeptidase P family protein: MSEKQHKAEHRNRPTGEAFMAFMREGWAPRSGELPELTDAARYAAARREAVSSAFPGERLVVPAGGLKIRSNDTDYVFRPHSAFAHLTGLGADREPDAVLVLDPLPSGEGHEATLYFLPLADRDSEEFFADSRSGEFWVGSRPTLASASAELGVATRHLSELPDAVAKDVGPSGLAVRVLRDADREVAATVDRVREQSGLSSHAQQESAQEADQELARTLSTMRLVKDDWEVEQMREAVEATATAFDAVVEHLPEAVRRGRGERWVEGVFGLHARHAGNGVGYDSICAAGDHATTLHWIRNTGEVRDGDLLLLDAGVETDALYTADVTRTVPVSGRFTEPQRRVYEAVLEAQEAGLAAVRPGHRFKDVHAAAIEVIARHLLEWGLLPEDVTLEQTLDAEEGQFHRRWMVHGTSHHLGIDVHDCAQALREDYVEGELREGMVLTVEPGLYFKSDDLLVPEELRGIGVRIEDDVVVTADGARNLSAMLPRTVPEVEAWVRTGGRRP; this comes from the coding sequence GTGAGTGAGAAGCAGCACAAGGCGGAGCACCGGAACCGGCCCACGGGCGAGGCCTTCATGGCCTTCATGCGGGAGGGCTGGGCACCCCGGTCGGGCGAGCTCCCCGAGCTCACCGACGCCGCGCGGTATGCCGCGGCGCGCCGCGAGGCCGTGTCGTCCGCCTTCCCCGGCGAGCGCCTGGTCGTGCCTGCGGGGGGGCTCAAGATCCGCAGCAACGACACGGACTACGTCTTCCGCCCGCACAGCGCCTTCGCCCACCTCACCGGCCTGGGCGCCGACCGGGAGCCGGACGCCGTGCTCGTCCTGGACCCGCTGCCCTCCGGCGAGGGTCACGAGGCGACCCTCTACTTCCTCCCGCTGGCGGACCGCGACAGCGAGGAGTTCTTCGCCGACTCCCGGTCCGGGGAGTTCTGGGTCGGGTCCCGGCCCACGCTGGCCAGCGCCTCGGCCGAGCTGGGGGTGGCGACCCGCCACCTGTCCGAGCTCCCGGACGCCGTGGCCAAGGACGTGGGCCCCTCCGGGCTGGCGGTGCGGGTCCTGCGGGACGCCGACCGCGAGGTCGCGGCCACGGTCGACCGGGTCCGCGAGCAGTCGGGCCTGTCCTCCCACGCGCAGCAGGAGTCGGCGCAGGAGGCCGACCAGGAGCTCGCCCGGACCCTCTCCACGATGCGTCTGGTCAAGGACGACTGGGAGGTGGAGCAGATGCGGGAGGCCGTCGAGGCCACCGCGACCGCCTTCGACGCCGTGGTGGAGCACCTCCCCGAGGCGGTCCGGCGCGGGCGTGGGGAGCGCTGGGTCGAGGGCGTCTTCGGGCTGCACGCGCGCCACGCCGGCAACGGCGTCGGCTACGACTCCATCTGCGCCGCCGGCGACCACGCGACGACCCTGCACTGGATCCGCAACACGGGCGAGGTGCGGGACGGGGACCTGCTGCTGCTCGACGCCGGCGTCGAGACCGACGCGCTCTACACCGCCGACGTCACCCGCACGGTGCCGGTGTCCGGGCGCTTCACCGAGCCGCAGCGGCGGGTCTACGAGGCCGTCCTCGAGGCCCAGGAGGCCGGCCTGGCCGCGGTGCGGCCGGGCCACCGGTTCAAGGACGTCCACGCGGCCGCCATCGAGGTCATCGCGCGGCACCTGCTCGAGTGGGGGCTGCTGCCCGAGGACGTCACGCTCGAGCAGACGCTGGACGCCGAGGAGGGGCAGTTCCACCGACGCTGGATGGTGCACGGCACCAGCCACCACCTGGGCATCGACGTGCACGACTGCGCGCAGGCCCTGCGCGAGGACTACGTCGAGGGCGAGCTGCGCGAGGGGATGGTCCTCACCGTCGAGCCGGGGCTGTACTTCAAGTCCGACGACCTGCTCGTCCCGGAGGAGCTGCGCGGGATCGGGGTCCGCATCGAGGACGACGTCGTCGTGACGGCGGACGGCGCGCGCAACCTCTCGGCGATGCTGCCGCGCACGGTGCCCGAGGTGGAGGCGTGGGTGCGCACGGGCGGTCGTCGGCCCTGA
- a CDS encoding magnesium transporter MgtE N-terminal domain-containing protein produces MSTHRVFVARLNGLSVFDPLGDEVGRVRDVVVTLTARSAAQGPRVIGLVVEVPGRRRVFVPITRVTSVDAGQVITTGLVNMRRFEQRAGETLVVGELFDRQVTVTDGPERRPAVVEDMAMDQQRGGDWRITKVFVRKGRDEAPRRGLLRRRRGETLLVDIDAVEGLQEQGPPQAATALLEAYEDLKPQDLAEAVHDLSAKRRAEVADALDDETLADVLEELPDDDRLEILTHLPTERAADILEVMQPDDATDLLSDLPESVREELLALMRPDEAADLRRLLTYDENTAGGLMTTDPVILGPEASIAEALALVRREEMHPATASLVYVTRPPHETPTGRLLGSIHIQRLLREAPHQPVGSILDTDIDPVSPGASLGVVTRALATYNLVALPVADREGRLLGAVTVDDVLDHILPDDWREADLTEVDDV; encoded by the coding sequence GTGAGCACCCACCGCGTCTTCGTCGCCCGCCTCAACGGCCTGAGCGTCTTCGACCCGCTGGGTGACGAGGTCGGCCGGGTGCGCGACGTCGTCGTCACCCTGACCGCCCGTTCGGCGGCGCAGGGACCGCGGGTCATCGGGCTGGTGGTCGAGGTGCCGGGCCGACGCCGTGTCTTCGTGCCGATCACCCGGGTGACGTCGGTGGACGCCGGGCAGGTCATCACCACCGGGCTGGTCAACATGCGCCGCTTCGAGCAGCGGGCGGGTGAGACGCTCGTCGTGGGCGAGCTCTTCGACCGGCAGGTGACCGTGACCGACGGCCCCGAACGCCGTCCGGCCGTGGTCGAGGACATGGCGATGGACCAGCAGCGGGGCGGGGACTGGCGCATCACCAAGGTGTTCGTCCGCAAGGGTCGGGACGAGGCCCCGCGGCGGGGCCTGCTGCGCCGGCGTCGCGGGGAGACCCTGCTCGTCGACATCGACGCGGTGGAGGGCCTGCAGGAGCAAGGTCCTCCGCAGGCCGCCACCGCCCTGCTGGAGGCCTACGAGGACCTCAAGCCGCAGGACCTGGCCGAGGCGGTGCACGACCTGTCGGCCAAGCGTCGCGCCGAGGTGGCCGACGCCCTCGACGACGAGACCCTCGCCGACGTCCTGGAGGAGCTGCCCGACGACGACCGTCTCGAGATCCTCACGCACCTGCCGACCGAGCGGGCCGCGGACATCCTGGAGGTCATGCAGCCGGACGACGCGACGGACCTGCTGTCCGACCTCCCCGAGTCCGTGCGGGAGGAGCTGCTGGCGCTCATGCGGCCGGACGAGGCCGCCGACCTGCGGCGGCTGCTGACCTACGACGAGAACACCGCCGGCGGCCTCATGACCACCGACCCGGTGATCCTCGGTCCCGAGGCCAGCATCGCCGAGGCTCTCGCCCTGGTCCGGCGCGAGGAGATGCATCCCGCGACCGCGTCGCTGGTCTACGTCACCCGGCCCCCGCACGAGACGCCGACCGGGCGGCTGCTCGGCAGCATCCACATCCAGCGGCTGCTGCGCGAGGCCCCCCACCAGCCCGTGGGCTCGATCCTCGACACCGACATCGACCCGGTCTCCCCCGGAGCCAGCCTCGGCGTCGTCACGCGGGCGCTGGCGACCTACAACCTCGTCGCGCTGCCGGTGGCAGACCGGGAGGGCCGCCTGCTCGGGGCCGTGACCGTCGACGACGTGCTCGACCACATCCTCCCCGACGACTGGCGCGAGGCCGACCTGACGGAGGTGGACGATGTCTGA